A segment of the Thermoplasmatales archaeon genome:
GGTATCCTCCTTATGTCTCTCGCTATAGATTTCATAGCTACCGGTATTATTTCGATAGTGGCCACCGTGTGATTATTCTACACTCTTTAATCTCTGGAAAATTGCTTTGTGATAGATTTATAACTTTCTGCATGTTATGGATCGACAACAATGTTTAAATTAGCTGTTGTTTCAATACCCACGAGGGTGCTAGATAACGATCTGGACAGGAATATAGCCTTTTTTCTCTCAGATATAGGGTATATACCTAGACTTAAACCGACCACGGATATGCAGACAATAACCAGGTCGGCATATTACAGGCTCTTTAAGGAATGCCTTTTATTGAACCCTGACAGATACTGGACCGGGGATGAATTGATGGCATACCTGGCAACTAGCAGGACGACTCTTTACAGGCATCTGAACAAGCTGAAGTACCTTGACATTCTC
Coding sequences within it:
- a CDS encoding helix-turn-helix domain-containing protein, encoding MFKLAVVSIPTRVLDNDLDRNIAFFLSDIGYIPRLKPTTDMQTITRSAYYRLFKECLLLNPDRYWTGDELMAYLATSRTTLYRHLNKLKYLDILEEIQDGKTKKYRLRSGNLLKAWNWVEVNVKMALDNYRKTVEHIQEIIDSSK